From a single Chthoniobacterales bacterium genomic region:
- a CDS encoding histidine kinase produces the protein MQSRLDRWFSVSFWKINIVIWLIFGAFEFVVRYVTFEDFGRALGLTLMQEPLAFLFSLVLYGIYRRPTLADPFRFRTAVWMVALSLAAGFSQAAISRGFVEMTGWHSPGWTPREEWLFRIIFISLVYLAWSLVYFGLQTRARALGEAARAQSATESAQRMELQLLRAQLDPHFLFNSLNGIASEIPIHPEAAREMVHELSDYLRYSLEHRHSVLAPLASELDAVAAYLRIEQARFGERMETSVGAELDARRRLVPSFLLQPLVENAVKHGLLAERCAIRIYAGCKGDRLTISVSNPGRLPESLEVVEGVGLETLRRRLEFHYPGRAEFELSQMNGIVTAELRLEGEPCSA, from the coding sequence GTGCAATCCCGGCTCGATCGATGGTTTTCCGTTTCGTTCTGGAAGATCAACATCGTCATCTGGCTGATCTTCGGCGCCTTCGAGTTTGTCGTGCGCTACGTCACTTTCGAGGACTTCGGTCGCGCGCTCGGGCTGACGCTAATGCAGGAGCCGCTGGCGTTCCTGTTCTCTCTGGTGCTCTACGGAATCTATCGGCGGCCCACGCTGGCGGATCCCTTTCGCTTTCGCACTGCGGTGTGGATGGTGGCGCTGAGCCTCGCCGCCGGCTTCTCCCAGGCGGCGATTTCGCGAGGTTTCGTCGAGATGACCGGCTGGCACAGCCCCGGCTGGACGCCACGCGAGGAGTGGCTTTTTCGCATCATCTTCATCTCGCTCGTGTATCTGGCGTGGAGTCTCGTTTACTTCGGGCTGCAGACGCGGGCTCGCGCCCTTGGCGAAGCCGCGCGGGCGCAATCGGCCACGGAATCGGCGCAGCGCATGGAACTGCAACTCCTCCGCGCCCAGCTCGACCCGCATTTTCTCTTCAATTCGCTCAACGGGATCGCTTCGGAAATTCCGATCCATCCCGAGGCGGCGCGAGAGATGGTGCATGAGCTCTCCGATTACCTGCGCTATTCGCTCGAGCATCGGCACAGCGTGCTCGCGCCCCTGGCCTCGGAACTCGACGCCGTCGCCGCCTATCTCCGCATCGAGCAGGCGCGCTTCGGCGAGCGGATGGAGACCAGTGTGGGGGCGGAACTCGACGCCCGTCGCCGGCTCGTGCCGAGTTTTCTGCTCCAGCCGCTCGTGGAGAATGCGGTGAAGCACGGCCTGCTGGCCGAGCGCTGCGCGATCCGGATCTACGCGGGCTGCAAGGGCGACCGGCTCACGATATCCGTCAGTAATCCCGGGCGTCTGCCGGAGAGCCTCGAGGTCGTCGAGGGCGTGGGGCTCGAGACGTTGCGGCGTCGACTGGAGTTTCATTATCCCGGCCGGGCGGAATTCGAATTGAGCCAGATGAACGGGATCGTCACCGCGGAACTACGCCTGGAGGGAGAGCCGTGCTCCGCGTGA